TGCTCTCTGACAGCAGCTAGTATTATGAGCAGATTCTGTCAATTCTGATCGTTGAAGCACTGTTGAAAAAGGAGATAAAATATGATTTGTAGCCATATACAGTGTGAGTAACAATATATTGCTAAATCTACATATTCTAATTATATGATGATTAAGgattttattataataataacaataacaataatgctttttgtataaaaaaaatatgataggcctatttttttttttttttaaacttgtaaTGAAAATAATAAAAGATTGTTAGGATGATCTTCTATCAGATTTAGCATAATGTAATCAAGTCAAAAAGACAGGAAAGGGAATAATACATGTTATTATTTGGCCTTTAAAAAAACTTTTCGAATTGGTGTGAAAAGTAAAATAGAGATTTGTTTCGTTTCGTTAAACTCAATCATTCAGTCTTAGGAAAAAATGTAATGTCAAACTAATGTCAACTCATTAACCCAATTAGTGTTGAAAATGTATTATGATAACAATGGACAATCTTTGCCGCAATTTTTTTCCCGTTTGCATCAATTACACCCAACACCGGGCATCTTCAATCAAGCATCCACACGCCTCCTGTCAGCGCGCACACGGGCATGACTGAGGAAGTTCAACGCAATGTTTGAGTGGGTAAAAGTGTCACTTTCGTTTTATTGTCGCCTGGCTTTAGCCAAAAGGCTACTATATATGCTGGAGTGATTATTTAAATAGAAACATTCATACATGCGTAAAACTGACTTCAGCTACACTCATGAAATAAGCTAATAGCATTCTATTTATCATGTTGAGCATTGTCTGTTTTAATGGTTTATGCATTTGGTCACTTTTCGGTTCCTACTTATTTTCCCATGAAACAAAAAAGAGATCACTCGAACGCCAGTTCAGTGACAAGTGACAAAGGTTGAAACATTATATTTGCCAATAAACACACAAAGGCTACAACAATATGTGCCTCAGTGTGTGCGTAATTCTTTGTGCACCGGTCCATACCTGATTGTTTTTGCAGAGATCTGCCCACATGCTGGTTCCGTCCCCTCCCCGCATCAGGACGTGATAAGTGAAGAAGTATATCCCAGGTATGGAGCAGGTAAACTTCCCGGTTGTGGGGTCGTAATGGTTCCCCAGATTAGTGACCACGTCGTCGAATTTCAGCACCTCGTAGCCCTCGTGCTGTTTTTTAAGGCCTGCGTAAAACGCGATTTTGGGAACGGTGCTGTACGTAGCCGCGCTGATAGCCCCCGCCGCGGCATTGGGTCCCGGTGGACCCGGTAGTCCAGGCCGTCCCGGTTCCCCCTTCTCCCCGGGTGGCCCCATCGGACCGGGCGGGCCCTGATCACCTGGGATGCCTCTGGGTCCGGCCTTCCCCGGGCGGCCCGGTTCCCCTTTCGGACCTGTTATAAAAGTTGGTAAAGACTGCATGAGGCTGTTGTCCGCTCGCACCGTGTCTGCCGTAGCGGTCGGTGACTTGGTTCCATATGGATCACATACCATCCTGCAGGTTCCCAGCATCTCATAGTGCGCTGAAGTTCCAGCGGAGTTAACCAGAACTGGGATCAGAATCACCAGCACTAACACCATGACGACTCCAAGCACTCCAGCCGCTATTAGCCGCTTCCTGCCGACCAGTCTCGTCAGCGCAGGGCGATCCTCTTGTCTGCTTTTGGGTGAAATCTTGGTGGTTGATGAGGTACGCttttaaaaagaaaaaaatatacagCCAATATTGGTTTGTTGGTAAGTTAATGGTAA
Above is a window of Oncorhynchus kisutch isolate 150728-3 linkage group LG18, Okis_V2, whole genome shotgun sequence DNA encoding:
- the c1ql3a gene encoding complement C1q-like protein 3, with product MVLVLVILIPVLVNSAGTSAHYEMLGTCRMVCDPYGTKSPTATADTVRADNSLMQSLPTFITGPKGEPGRPGKAGPRGIPGDQGPPGPMGPPGEKGEPGRPGLPGPPGPNAAAGAISAATYSTVPKIAFYAGLKKQHEGYEVLKFDDVVTNLGNHYDPTTGKFTCSIPGIYFFTYHVLMRGGDGTSMWADLCKNNQVRASAIAQDADQNYDYASNSAVLHLEPGDEVYIKLDGGKAHGGNNNKYSTFSGFIIYAD